CTGTGAACTAAAAGATCAGGATAGCGCCTAATAGGAGAAGTAAAGTGAACATAGCTTGATAAAGATAAACCAAAGTGGCCACGATTATCTGGAGAGTATACAGCTTGTTTCATAGAACGCAATAATATAGTTTGAATCATTTCATAATCAGGGCGAGTAGAAATTTTTTTTAATAATTCTGAATAATCCGTAGATTCTGGTATTTCTCCTCCTAACAAAGACAATCCTAATTTTTTTAAAACTGATCGAAAATTAATAATACTATCTTTATCAGGACGATCATGATTGCGAAACAAAACTGGAGACTTATGCTTTTTAACAAATTCAGCTGAAGCTATATTCGCTAATATCATACATGATTCAATAAATTTATGCGCATCATTTCGAATGTTTTGGGAAATATTTTTAATTCGATAATTAGAATCTAATATAAATTTAGCTTCTATATTTTCAAAATAAATACCTCTTTTAGAAACATTGTATTTCTTTAAAATTTTTTGTAAAGACGATAAATTTTGAATGTATTTTAATAATTTTTTATATTTAAAACAAAGTTCAATATCGCCATTCCAAATTTTAAATATTTCATTATATGTAAAACGTCCATGAGAACATATGACTGCTTCATAATGTTTATATGTGATTAATTCTCCTTTATTTGATAAATTCATTTCGCATATTAAAGATAAACGTTCTGCATTTGGATTTAAAGAGCACACATCTATAGATATTTTTTCTGGTAACATAGGTATAACTAAAGAGGGAAAATAAATAGATGTACCTCTTTTTGAAGCAGCTTTGTCTAAAGCAGTATCAGGCTGGATATAGTAACTTACATCAGAAATTGCTACCCATAGTTTCCATCCTTTTTCTCCATTAGTTTTTTTTTTACAAAAAATAGCATCGTCAAAATCACGAGCATCTTCTTCATCAATTGTAAAAAATGGGAGATGTCTTAAATCTATACGATTTTTAAAATCTTTTTCATTGATTTTACTCTTTATTCCACATAATTGGTATTCAACTTCTTTTGACCATAAATAGGGGATACAATGAGTACGTAATGCTATTTTTATAGCTAAATTTGTTCCCATTTCTTTTCCAAGAACTTCTACTATAGTTCCTTGTATCTTACTTTTTTTCGTGGCATTTTCTCGTAATTTTACTACCACAATTGTTCCTATAGAAATATTTTCATTAGAAATAAGTGAATCTAAAATAAATATTTTAAAATTAAATCGAGTATCGTTTGGGATAACAAATTTTTTTTTATTATCGACGCAATATCGACCTACAATCAAAACATCATTTGGTCGCAATATTTTTAATACTTTTGCCGAATTTCTTCCTTTTCTATCAGATTTGACAATATGTGCTAAAATAACATCACCATGAATACATAATTTCATTTGTTCTATTGAAAGCCAGAGATCATCTTTAAATGTTTCTGTTCTAAGAAAACCATAGCCATCTCTGTGACCTATAACTTTACCTGTAACTATTTTTAAATTTTCTGGAGTAATATAACAACGATTTCGAGTGTATATAATTTGACCATCTCGTTCCATTGCTCTTAATCTCCGACGTAGTGCTTTTTTTTGTTCTTGACTATTGATACTAAATTTTTTTTCTAATTTTTTTTGACTTATTAGGTCTTTATCAGTTTTTAACAAAAATAAAATTTGTTCTCGACGTGGGATAAAATTTCTATATTTCTTAGTCTCTTTTTTTTGGTAGGAATCTACTACCATATTTACTTCTCCAATTATATTATTCTATAATATATGTTTTATTAAAAATAATTTATCATCAATTAATAATCGTCAAATTTATTTAAAAATCTTATTTTTTTAGCATATTTTATAAAAAATTTAAAAATGATGATTAAAAATCATAATTTAAAAAAATAGACTTTTTAACAAAATAGTATCAGAACGATCTGGACCGGTAGAAATTATATCAATAGGAACTTGTGCTATTTCTTCAATACGATTTATATAATTACAAGCTGCTTTAGGTAAATCTTCTATTTTCTTTATACCTGATGTTTTTTTCATCCATCCTGGATGAACTTCATATACTGGAGTGACATCTTCTAAATTAAAAATAGGAAAATCTTTATAAATTTTTTTAGTATTGACATCTTTATAAGATGTACAAATTTTTATTTCTTTTAAATCATCTAAAACATCTAACTTTGTTATGCATAATGCAGATAAAGAATTAATTTTAACGGAATAGCGTAAAGCTACACCATCAAGCCATCCAGTACGTCTTTTTCGACCAGTTGTAGATCCGAATTCTTGTCCTTTTTTAGAAAGATAACTATCTATATCATCAAACAATTCAGTTGGAAATGGTCCTTTTCCAACTCTTGTTGTATATGCTTTAGTTATTCCTAATATATAACCTAAATTTTTAGGCCCAACTCCTGTACCAGTAATTATACCACCTGTAGTACTATTAGAAGACGTAACATATGGATATGTACCGTGATCAATATCTAAAAGAGTACCTTGAGCACCTTCAAAAATAATTCTTTTTTTATCTTCAATTGCTTTATGTAAAATAGCAGAAGTATCTTTAATCATATTGTAGATTAGATCTTTTACTTTTAATAAATCTTTTAAGATCTCTTTATAAGAGATTGGATTTTGTTTGTAAAATGATACCAATTGATGATTATAATAATCAACTATTACTTTTAATTTTGTAGATAATTTTTGTGTGTTTTTTAAATCTCCTACTCGTAAAGCGCGACGTGCTACTTTATCTTCATATGCAGGACCAATACCACGACCCGTCGTACCAATTGCATTGATTCCTAATTGTTTTTCACGAGCTAAGTCTATTGCAATATGATAGGGTAATATTAAAGGAGCTGATTCAGAAATAAAAAGACGTTCATTAATAAAATGGTTGTTTTTCTCTAGCATTCTTATTTCTTTAACTAACTCAAATGGAGAAATTACTACTCCATTTGAAATAATTCCAATGACATTAGGATATAGTAATCCTGATGGAATTAAATGAAGAATAATTTTTTTTCCATTAACTACTAAGGTATGACCAGCGTTATGTCCTCCATGATATCTTACTACATAAGAACTATTTGAAGACAAAAAATCAACTATTTTTCCTTTACCTTCATCACCCCATTGAGTACCTAATATTACAATGTTTGTATTCATATTTTTAATACCTATTTTATCAATTTTTTGAAATGTACTTTTAATTTTTGATTTCTGTATTCATATATTTAAAAAACTCGTTATCTGAATTAATTAACATTATGTTATTACTGTTTTTAAAACTGTTTTCGTAAGCATGTAAGCTACGAATAAAAAAATAAAAAGAAGATTCTTGACCAAAATTTTCTAAAAATAATTTAGCCACTTCAGCTTCTCCTTGACCTTTTATCATTAAAGCTTTTTTTTGTGCTTCTGCCAAAATAAGAGAAACTCTATAATCTGCTGTTGCGCGTAATTTTTCTGCTTTTTCTTGTCCTTGAGACCGTTGACTTCTAGCTACTGATTCCCTTTCTGCTCTCATCCTATTATATATAGCATCAGATACTTCTAGAGGTAAATTAATTTGTTTAATACGCACATCTACCACTTCAATTCCTAAAGCATTCATACTATTTACATTGATTAGTGATGTGCTGTCTAAATTGATTGTTCCCTTATTCAAAGAGTAAAGAACGTCTGTTGTTAATCTACCTCTTGAATCTGTAACAATTTCTTTTACATTAAGACGTCCTATTTCAGAACGTAATCGATCGCTAAACTTTCTTTTTAATAAAACTTCAGCTTGAAAAAAATCCCCTCCTCCAGTAGCTAGGTAATAACGACTAAAATCACTAATACGCC
This genomic interval from Buchnera aphidicola str. Sg (Schizaphis graminum) contains the following:
- the rnr gene encoding ribonuclease R; translation: MVVDSYQKKETKKYRNFIPRREQILFLLKTDKDLISQKKLEKKFSINSQEQKKALRRRLRAMERDGQIIYTRNRCYITPENLKIVTGKVIGHRDGYGFLRTETFKDDLWLSIEQMKLCIHGDVILAHIVKSDRKGRNSAKVLKILRPNDVLIVGRYCVDNKKKFVIPNDTRFNFKIFILDSLISNENISIGTIVVVKLRENATKKSKIQGTIVEVLGKEMGTNLAIKIALRTHCIPYLWSKEVEYQLCGIKSKINEKDFKNRIDLRHLPFFTIDEEDARDFDDAIFCKKKTNGEKGWKLWVAISDVSYYIQPDTALDKAASKRGTSIYFPSLVIPMLPEKISIDVCSLNPNAERLSLICEMNLSNKGELITYKHYEAVICSHGRFTYNEIFKIWNGDIELCFKYKKLLKYIQNLSSLQKILKKYNVSKRGIYFENIEAKFILDSNYRIKNISQNIRNDAHKFIESCMILANIASAEFVKKHKSPVLFRNHDRPDKDSIINFRSVLKKLGLSLLGGEIPESTDYSELLKKISTRPDYEMIQTILLRSMKQAVYSPDNRGHFGLSLSSYVHFTSPIRRYPDLLVHRVIKNLLLKEKNLSKYHLYNLNEVTKIGLHCSMTERRADEATRDVLDWLKCDFMQKKIGDVLTGVISNVTSFGFFVRLNQFFIDGLVHIATLIDDYYYFDSIGLKLIGKSSKNTYCLGDTLKVKVISVNLNERKIELSLYMSR
- a CDS encoding adenylosuccinate synthase; translation: MNTNIVILGTQWGDEGKGKIVDFLSSNSSYVVRYHGGHNAGHTLVVNGKKIILHLIPSGLLYPNVIGIISNGVVISPFELVKEIRMLEKNNHFINERLFISESAPLILPYHIAIDLAREKQLGINAIGTTGRGIGPAYEDKVARRALRVGDLKNTQKLSTKLKVIVDYYNHQLVSFYKQNPISYKEILKDLLKVKDLIYNMIKDTSAILHKAIEDKKRIIFEGAQGTLLDIDHGTYPYVTSSNSTTGGIITGTGVGPKNLGYILGITKAYTTRVGKGPFPTELFDDIDSYLSKKGQEFGSTTGRKRRTGWLDGVALRYSVKINSLSALCITKLDVLDDLKEIKICTSYKDVNTKKIYKDFPIFNLEDVTPVYEVHPGWMKKTSGIKKIEDLPKAACNYINRIEEIAQVPIDIISTGPDRSDTILLKSLFF
- the hflC gene encoding protease modulator HflC; this encodes MNKIVICILSFFLLIFSSSFFIVKEGERGIILQFGKVLRNNKQKTLVYTPGLHFKIPFFENVKILDSRIHTMDNQADRFVTKEKKDLIVDSYIKWRISDFSRYYLATGGGDFFQAEVLLKRKFSDRLRSEIGRLNVKEIVTDSRGRLTTDVLYSLNKGTINLDSTSLINVNSMNALGIEVVDVRIKQINLPLEVSDAIYNRMRAERESVARSQRSQGQEKAEKLRATADYRVSLILAEAQKKALMIKGQGEAEVAKLFLENFGQESSFYFFIRSLHAYENSFKNSNNIMLINSDNEFFKYMNTEIKN